In Rosa chinensis cultivar Old Blush chromosome 1, RchiOBHm-V2, whole genome shotgun sequence, a genomic segment contains:
- the LOC112181961 gene encoding pentatricopeptide repeat-containing protein At4g01030, mitochondrial, with translation MAKLAPSHLLQTPLSSKPTSLPRLSSTLTLLDDLGHLGELKTLSSVKAVHAQMIKMSNNNKMDIKAKSLATCYLEFGDSRSAAMAFFVGSAHYLPWSPFLEEFRRYGNDPEDVLKFFLEFHNRGVVFDSRVLGFVLKLCGNLKELWLGLEMHAYLIKKGFDLDVYLNCALINFYGTCLGIESSNQLFDEMHKKEDMLWDEVIKLNSKKGRWVKVLELFSNMQLSFAKPNSATIINALQACGKVRALNEGKQIHGYVLRWGLESNLSICNSLISMYSRNDRLELAKAVFDSMNDHNLSSWNSIISSYTALGCLNDAWIVYYEMELSDVKPDIVTWNCLLSGHSLHGSYQEVLAILKRMQDAGFKPNSSSITSVLQAVSELCLLKHGKEIHAFVIRNGLDYDVYVGTSLVDMYVKNNCLSFAQSVFDNMKNKNIFAWNCLISGYSFEGLFEDAEQLLNSMSQEGIKPDLVTWNGLILGYAMKGRHKEAIAAIHRMKSSGLTPNVVSWTALISGCSQNENHAESLKYFLQMQEDGIRANFATISSLLKACAGLSLLRKGEEIHCHSIRKGFIEDVFVATALVDMYSKAGNFRSAYEVFRMIKNRTLASWNCMIMGFATYGSAKEAISLFNEMRGAGLQPDAITFTALLSGCKNSGLVDEGWKFFDSMSTDYNIAPTIEHFSCMVDILARAGYLDEAWDFIQTMPLKPDASIWGAFLASCLTHKNLEFAETAAKNLFELEPHNPANYVLMMNLYSISNRWVDVERLKDLMRKVGVKHSPVWSWTQIDQKIHMFCAEGKPHPDLGEIYFELYHLVSEMKKLGYEPDISCVHQNIDAVEKKKMLLSHTEKLAITYGLMKMKNGEPIRVVNNTRVCSDCHTAAKYISVVRKCEIFLKDGTRFHHFREGKCTCNDCW, from the coding sequence ATCTCACCTCCTTCAAACCCCATTAAGCTCCAAGCCAACATCTTTGCCTAGACTGTCTTCAACCCTTACCTTGTTGGATGACTTGGGTCATTTGGGTGAGCTCAAGACTTTGAGTTCAGTGAAAGCAGTCCATGCCCAGATGATAAAAAtgtccaacaacaacaaaatggaTATAAAGGCAAAATCTTTGGCCACTTGTTACCTGGAGTTTGGTGATTCTAGGTCAGCTGCAATGGCTTTCTTTGTGGGTTCTGCACATTATCTTCCATGGAGTCCTTTTCTAGAAGAGTTTAGAAGATATGGGAATGACCCAGAAGATGTTCTCAAGTTCTTTCTTGAGTTTCATAATAGGGGAGTAGTGTTTGATAGCAGAgttcttggttttgttttgaaaCTTTGTGGGAATTTGAAGGAGTTGTGGCTTGGGTTGGAAATGCAtgcttatttgatcaaaaaggGATTTGATTTGGATGTATATTTGAATTGTGCATTGATTAATTTTTATGGGACTTGTTTGGGCATAGAAAGTTCGAACCAGTTATTTGATGAAATGCATAAGAAAGAAGATATGTTGTGGGATGAGGTTATTAAGCTCAACTCAAAGAAAGGGAGATGGGTGAAGGTTCTAGAATTGTTCAGTAATATGCAGCTGTCATTTGCTAAACCCAATAGTGCTACGATTATCAATGCGCTTCAAGCTTGTGGGAAAGTGAGAGCACTCAATGAAGGAAAGCAAATTCATGGGTATGTTTTAAGATGGGGATTAGAATCGAATTTGTCAATATGCAATTCCCTTATTAGCATGTACTCCAGAAATGACAGGCTAGAATTAGCTAAAGCTGTTTTTGATTCAATGAATGATCATAACTTATCGTCATGGAACTCGATTATCTCTTCTTATACTGCACTTGGTTGCTTGAATGATGCTTGGATTGTTTACTATGAAATGGAGTTGTCTGATGTCAAGCCGGACATTGTGACTTGGAATTGCCTTTTGTCCGGTCATTCTCTTCACGGCTCGTATCAAGAAGTACTTGCCATCTTGAAGAGAATGCAAGATGCCGGGTTCAAGCCAAATTCAAGTTCCATTACTAGTGTTCTTCAAGCAGTTTCTGAATTGTGTTTGTTGAAACATGGGAAAGAAATTCATGCATTTGTAATTAGAAATGGACTCGACTATGATGTTTATGTAGGAACTTCTTTAGTAGACATGTATGTGAAGAATAATTGTTTGTCCTTTGCTCAAAGTGTCTTTGAtaacatgaagaacaaaaacatTTTTGCTTGGAATTGCTTGATATCAGGGTATTCCTTCGAGGGTCTTTTTGAAGATGCTGAACAGCTATTAAACAGTATGAGTCAAGAAGGAATCAAACCGGACTTGGTGACATGGAATGGTTTGATTTTGGGGTATGCAATGAAGGGTCGCCATAAGGAAGCTATAGCAGCAATTCATCGGATGAAAAGTTCAGGGTTAACCCCTAATGTGGTTTCATGGACTGCTCTTATATCAGGTTGTTCACAAAATGAGAATCATGCCGAATCCCTCAAGTATTTTCTCCAAATGCAAGAAGATGGTATCAGGGCAAACTTTGCCACCATATCCAGCCTACTTAAAGCTTGTGCAGGACTATCTTTGTTGCGTAAGGGTGAAGAGATACACTGTCACAGCATACGGAAAGGTTTCATTGAGGATGTATTTGTAGCCACAGCACTCGTCGATATGTACAGCAAGGCAGGCAATTTCAGAAGTGCCTATGAGGTCTTTAGGATGATTAAAAACAGGACATTAGCTTCTTGGAATTGCATGATTATGGGATTTGCTACTTATGGCTCTGCAAAAGAGGCCATTTCTCTTTTCAATGAAATGCGCGGAGCTGGTCTGCAGCCAGATGCTATAACCTTCACAGCTTTGCTTTCTGGTTGCAAGAACTCAGGTTTAGTCGATGAAGGATGGAAGTTCTTCGATAGTATGAGCACAGATTACAACATAGCTCCAACTATTGAGCATTTCTCTTGCATGGTAGATATTCTTGCAAGAGCTGGTTATCTTGATGAAGCTTGGGATTTTATTCAAACGATGCCATTAAAGCCGGACGCCTCTATATGGGGTGCTTTTCTTGCCTCCTGCCTAACCCATAAGAACTTGGAGTTTGCAGAGACTGCAGCAAAGAATCTTTTTGAGTTGGAACCTCATAATCCAGCCAATTATGTCTTGATGATGAACTTATATTCTATATCAAACAGATGGGTGGATGTCGAACGCCTTAAAGATTTGATGAGGAAAGTAGGGGTGAAACACAGCCCTGTATGGAGCTGGACACAAATTGATCAGAAAATCCATATGTTCTGCGCAGAAGGGAAACCTCATCCAGACTTGGGAGAAATATATTTTGAATTGTATCATTTGGTTTCCGAAATGAAGAAATTAGGCTATGAGCCTGACATTAGCTGTGTACATCAAAACATTGATGCcgtagagaagaagaagatgctgCTGAGTCACACAGAGAAACTGGCCATTACCTATGGACTGATGAAGATGAAAAATGGAGAACCTATCAGGGTGGTTAATAACACAAGGGTCTGTTCTGATTGTCATACTGCAGCAAAATACATTTCAGTGGTGCGAAAATGCGAGATTTTCCTCAAGGATGGTACTCGGTTTCACCACTTCAGGGAAGGGAAGTGCACCTGCAATGACTGCTGGTAA